tataaaagttaaTGAGTTCCGGTGAAATCACATGAATATTCTCCATTTTCAAGAGCGGCTCAATATAATTAGCTAGTGGCGTAAAATCACGAATTAAtaacatattataaatattttaaataaaattcatgCAAAACTATAGAGtttttaaaatctaaaaaaataaaatcgtGTATTTATGATAATTAGAAAAATCATGTATTATATAGaattattatcattttcaaGCCATTTTAACATAGAAAGCTATAATTTtcttgtagactgatataggAGTACATTAAATCTTCTTCCATATCATCAAGTTGCTATCTCAATATTTGAAATaacaattataattataattcttCAACAAAAATCGTATTGTAATAATCTCTAGAAAATTATTATATGTATTACggaattataatattaatatttagcaaattttattattttcttatatagtCATGAAATTAGGAATATATgattcctttttttaaaaaaatatttttttagttaattaacaatataactttgttttatattttagaactttgaattaAACTGCTTAAATCTtattattttccaaaaagaattttgacaacaaaaataaaagtattatATTGCAATAAATTACTatcattttgttattttaataaatatttttctaattatatAATAAGACATGCATACTGATATTTTATATATagctataaattataaatacacATGAACGAGTAGttatataataatatcaaaGTTTTTTTGGTGGACTTTGACTCATGAGACACCTTAAGCAGATAAGTCATTAAcatattgaaatatttatttgcttatgtaaagttttattttggtataaaaaaaattcttttccttgtaaattatgatataaaaattTAGAAATAAAAGTCAATAGGTTTACACGACTTGTCGAATTTTCAGTAAAATTAACAATGTTAATTATTTGTACAAATGATTACTTAGTGTTCTTGCTCTTGAGCTAGACTATGTGTTACATTATCAACAAAATTTCAGAAACTCAaaaacagaaaataaaaagacattATGGGAAGTTAAAAAACAGAAATAATATGTGTATTACATATGTttacatatttaaatttttctagttttaCATCATTGTTACTAAAGTTTGATAGTCCAATAGTTGAGTTATAGGGTCAGTTCaccaaactatttttttctttttcctttttcctttaaGAGTAAAATTTGCAACAAGATCTTGAAATATTATgaattgttataaaatatagACACTAGGAGAGAATATGAAAACTTTGTTTTTTTCTCTGGGTGTGTTTTTTAATTATCCTTTGCAGTGTCTTTTATAGACATAAAAGAATAACATATAAGTGGAGGCCATTTATGGACATACACTACatcatttatttataataatcatCTTAGATGtccatgcaaaaaaaaaaaattagcaaaaaaaTAGGTGTAAATAATTATTTGCAATATGCATTATTTGAacctcattaaaaaaattatcagaaAAATTCAACAGGACAAAACTTtggttagaaaaaaaaagtatatcGTAGATTTATTTTTCATGATGAAATATTACTTAATATCTCGAAAATGATATACTCCATTTTCATTTGCaagtttctcaaaaattgaagtTGGCAATGTATTTGTGAACATATTTGCTAAAATTATTGCTTGAACAAACTTATTGAACATCGATATCACcctttttgtttttgaaaatcTAGGATAAAAAAAGATTGGTAAAATATGTTTGTTTTGTCtgctttgatgtatcctccttTTAGTTGAGTTATGCATGCAATATTGTTTCCATATAATATTATTGGAATATCACTTTCCAAAGAAAGACTACATGTTTCGAGTTATTGATCACAGTCAATGCACACTCATTTGAATAAAATAGTATTATATCAATGAACCATTGGATGTATCTGAATTTCTTTCTGtatataattcatatacttGCTAAATTACCCCACTGTATGCacatgtgtatatgaataggaaagaATAAAATGATCTATGTAAAATCACTACTTACTGACCATGACTTataatgaacctgttcttggtagaTAGGGTAGTTGGACtttcattgtgattgtggttgacTTGTATgcttggatcggatgtcacgtttcgATACACATTGGatagggtgtcacattccgataaaATTTGGACCAGatatcacattccgacacataatgAGTGTTtgcaggtcccatgagaggacccttatgtgaaattgcatgataATTGAGACTGATGAATTGCGATTATGTTGGGTACTGGTTATGAGATGTTAATGGTTGAGtctattctgtatatatgtgcttactgTGTTgtatttacttgttcatatcTCGCTTACTGGCTAGACGCGTGATCCTACAAGTACACTGTTGATTGtgtgtactaatactacactTGTTTTGTCTTTATTGAGTAATGACATATTCAGACGGCTGCGGATAGACCTAGAATAGAGGAACATTAGCTGCCACAAGTTCAAGGGTGAGTCACTTCTTGTAGGCTACTATGAGCTTTTCATATCTTAGTCCTTCCTTCAGGACTTGGACTTTCAAAAACTGTTTTTCTTTATGACTACTTGGGGTTGCATACACTTTTCTAGACTTGTTGCTTGTTTAGAGTTTTAGTACaacgactttcagttcctatgGGGTAAATTCCGCATGTTTGGTTGATAACTAGATAtttctgagtttatgagaactcGTCTTTGTTTTGTTGTTAAACCTGCTTCCGCATCTTTAAACTGCTTATATCTTGTGAATGTTGTTAGTTTGGGCTAAAATAATAGTTCTCCTAGCGTAGAATTTGTGTAGTGCCAATCAGGGCAGGGCAGGGTCGTGACACCACGATAGAATTGCATATTTTTATTTCGCCAGttatttatatatctatatttcTTGTTAGATTTGAATTCAAAATCCTCATCCTCATTAATAATATTGAGCGCTACATTATATTAAAGATATCATCGACGTTCATTTCATATAGATTTCAATGCAATATAAATTATCGAGATCTCTTCATTTTTGTTGTTTTCAAGTACCTGAATCTTTCATAAGGTTGTAGAAGTATTATATTGTGATGTCCTTTCAAAGTACTTACATCAttgttatgatcattttttgattattttctcCCTTCCTTTTTTAAGGAGTTTATATTTGGAATCGATTGATCTATCACGCTTCGAACCTGCCATTGACTATATATGTCTTTCTAGGACTTCTCATTGGAACATTTATAGTTGGATTATAATATAGGGTCAACAAATACATATGGCAATTTACTtgattcatcttttgaacgagGATCATACTAATAGTAATTCAttacatataatttatattCCAGCTGTTTATCCACTCTCATTTTAATATtagaaaatttaatatttatccaAACTTTATTTGGGGACTCATATTTGTGCGCGATGATGAAGCAATTGAATTGTGTACcgcatattcaaaatttaagatgaaattatttaattttttttactttgaaccaataataattttcttgaCTTGATGCGTATAAGTGTTTCTACACGTGAACACATCTCATACCAATTTTTCTTTTGGAAAATTTATTCTCATAATCAATGATTTAACTATAATTGGAGTAATACAATTTCCTCTAAATTAATCAGCATaatcaacataattttataatttgaaattgtgCTATTAATTTAACAATTCAAGCAAACAACCTTGTAAAAATTAAATTGCATGTTGATATCAAAGCGCATGTGATCATACCCTAGATGCATCTACTAAAATTATATAACAGTAAATGATCCACATAACATATGAACGTGCTCATATTCAcatttttatgcatttcaaAAAATCAGAGGATATAATCCCAATATAATGATAAATTTATAACGAGAACAAACAACACAATTGAAGAACTTTCCATTTCTTTAATATATAACTACATGAATTCTCAATTATTTTTGCATCACAATTGAATTGAGATGATCAATCAGTCATACCAActgatatttatttatctaaactTTTAGTTTACCATCACATGTTATTCCATCATCATGCCCATATTTTTGTACgacaaataagagaaaaatgCAGGTAATCTTTCACATAAATATTTGTAATCCGCTTTGATTATAATAATATGAAGATAATgaattttttcataatataccatctcaatataaattatattgtaCAATCtcaatataatttatatttgaacAATGcatttgaaacttaataagtttcttttgagacttactataatctcaatattataaataattgcATTCCTCGGGATAGTAACACATTAGCTCTTTTGGAGCTCTCAAATAATTATGTACTACCACATATTTCATAACACCATTTGTATGATGAACATCTCCGATCCTTTTAGGGAGAAAATTATTGTCATGATCAAAAATTTTATagacaaaatttattttcatttttatcttttgataATACATGATAAGACCACCATATTTGTGACGTATTGTAAGTATGTGATCAATGACcatttatattcaaaaaaaatattatttctttcaAATCTCCCATAGAGGTGAGTTGTGATATTTATCTAATCATATATGAACATGTCTCTATCCATAAATTTTGTCACATCATGATACATTCAAGAACGGACGAGCATTCACGATGCTTATCACAAGTCACATTTTTTTCAAGGAATGAATTATaatcatatgtatatgcttCATAAATTTTGATTAGAAGCTCATTGTATTCCTGACAtttatcatatttatttgatCCTCCTCAATATCACTTTGAAAGGCCAAGTACGCCTCCACTTTGTGTTCTTTTTTTTGGATGTATGATTTATAACATTTATCAAATTAGGTTGCACGATAATTGCGTGCCAATGTATACCTTTTATACCAAATTGATGGTAAAGTTATCTTCACTTTTGAAAGAGCATTATTTTAAGAACCAATAATGTTCTTCCTTTATTAATTACCACAATTGATCACTATTATTATTTAATCCCTACATGcatgtatttatatattcaaCCATTTGTATTCTTCAGACTTATTATGCACTGCTACTAGATTCACACTATGAAATGGAGcaaattatttatttgctttaaatattcatttttttaactcatATCTAATTACTTATTCAATTGCTACTCTTAATATCTATAACACTTTTTATATTCAAGTGTTAAGTCAAACCTTGAAAAACGAAAAAAAATATCCATAGAACATTGTTAGAAATCTTATtcttttaaaaactaaattagttatatttttttaaaaaaatcatttatctCCTTCAATTTACTTAACACCAGGGGTTTACAAGTCAAACCGAACCgacaaaccaagtcaaaccgaAGTAAAAACCGACTTGTGGTTTGGTTTGGCATTGAGATAAAAAACCGACCACtcttggtttggtttggtatcgatagaaaaaaaattaatatatatatatatatatatatatattgtgctTGTAAATATGTTGTTTTGTAATCAAATCGAAAATGACAATCACATTGTTATAGATTTCATATCGAAATTAACAATGTACTTTGTAAATATTCTATTTTGTATTTAGTTTGACTGTagcctttaattttataaatttaacaCATTTAATGCTGGTATTTCAATGAAAGTACATTTTGATTCTGTGTCACAAGACCATTTCCACAGCCAACAAGCATCAATTTATTCCTTGGTTCGAATTATTGCAAAATTTTACTATTGAAACAGAGGTAGTAATAGTTTGGTTTTCAATTGACACAGATATCACCTCTCTTTGAAGTTCAACTTGCAGAAATGAATTCAAGAAAGGCTTAGGAGGATTATAACTTGTATCGCACTTGATCAAGTACCATGTGTTAAGGGAACAATTAGTACTCAATCCAAATGGATAAGGAATTGTAAGGTTACCACAACTCCTTTCACAGACAGGCTTTGCAAAAGATGTAGCTGCTGTGGATTGATCTAAAACCATAAACCAATATGAAAGGAGCAACAACAGACATACAAAttcaagactcatttggaattatttttttctctgtgACTTCTAGAGGGTAAGAATTGAACAAATTAAAATCTTGAACTTTGTACTTGTAAGAGATCAAGCTTTTTACAGGAATATCATTGCCCTTGTTGGATCAGGTCATAAATTGAGAAAAGAACTTGTTGAACAAATATGTAAGTATTGGTACAGCTTGATTATTTGTTGCACCAAGACTTGGTCttacaataaaaaaaagttacgTTGAAAATGTAGCAGTCAAATCCTCATTTGCTTGCTTAAGTTCAAGTTTTGTCCTTGCACTCGAGCAGTGGTCATAATGAACCTTCAATTCTTATGTCAGCAATTCTCTTAAATTGTCATCTGCCGGCTAGTGAATTGAAATAATTGTTAAAAGAATAAGGAATGAGTAGTGACAAAagttatattgactcttccgtCTGGAAAACTATAAATGGTGAGAGACTTTGGAATAAAGAAAAAACTTTGTAGTATGTTTCTACCTTATTATGTTTCTTGTTGAATTTTCACTTTAGAAGGAAAATACCACTCCCTCCATCCCAAATCCCAATTTACGTGGCACCTTTCGAATTTTAAGATTCAAATAAGtctatctttgatcataattttttttatatatcttaAAATTCCATGTCCAAATTCACAATCAaacttaaattatttgactaatcaAATCTGAactgtgccacataaattgggacaataTTCTCGTAACCATAGGTATTTTTTTCATCTCATTGTCTCTTTAATTCTCCAAAATTAAGGGGTCAATAGGATATATGTGCCTAGTGGCGGAGCCAGAATTTTCactaatggatttcaaaatatgaagaagtaaacaTACAAAGATGTACAAGGAGGTTCaatatctactatatatatacataaaaaaataattttaactatatataaatattataattttctaCCGAAAGGAGTTTGGATGAATCCGTGAGCCCTTACTAGCTCTGCCCCTGCCTATGCCTTCGAGGTAGTTGAGACTTGAGACGCTAGATTAAACTGCACAATGGCAGTGTTGTCTGTGTTAACAACAGTGGAGTTGTCCAGTTTTGCATGAGCAGTAGCCATAGTTGAAGGGGAAAAAATTTGGATCGTGATCGTGTGAGCTtttaaagctctgataccataaaACAAATAATAGACTTGATAGAGAAAGACAAGAAATGCACTTTATTCATACAACAAGTAATCCCATGAATGTCTTGaaaggcataatatataaacatgACTTTTAACTTGGCTTCAGCTGACAACTATGATCTCTAACTTTACTAATGCATATTCAATTCAAGGAATGAATTTGTATTTGTAACATTATTCAAAGTTCTCATAGGAATGAAACATAAATATCTAATCGTGTCTTAAACTTATCAAATCGTGATAGCTTAGAACCTCTTTTaagatattgctttcaaagCAAATTGAGGCATACATATAATATAGAGAATTTTTTTCTAACATAACTTTAATTGTAATCACAACAAGcctataaaaatattatcattttgGTTATTGTACATTTCTTTTCGAACTCTGTCGAAGTTAAAGAAAAGCTATTATGTTAATAATGTTATAAGTCCTCTTTCCACACCTGTAAAATTAAAGAGAACAAACAAGATCAGGATACAAATAGACCTGAAACAAGCTCATGACTGTTTTGAGGAAATTTAGTAGTGTCAAGGACGTTAGCAAATATAGGAAGAAAAATTGGCACATCTTTAAAAAATTCTCTCAACTGCCAGAAAGTAAAAAGACATAACTCattatattatgatatgaaaattgGTTGTTATTTCGGTGCTAGAGGTGTTTTCGGCCATGCTCATCTTTCGAATGTCACagtaaagggaaaaaaaaaaagaatgtatTCTGTAATTTGGgtcatttgcaaaaaaaaaaataaaaaaaaaatgcctctatttaaaaaaaaaaaaaagtagaggCAAACAAGTAGCAGAGGATCTCAAAAGTGAATAATGTCGAAGCTATTTGGAGGAAAAAATCCTTTTGATGATCCATTTTTCACTGAACCATTTGGCGTTTGGAACGACCCGTGTGATGGACAACAAGGCGCTCGGAAGCAAATCACCATTGAAGAGCTAAATCCTCAAGGTGATGGTGATGGTGGTCAGGCTCAAGAAAATTCTGAACCAAGAAAAGACTTGGTTGTTAACAACAAGAAACCTAGTAAAAAAGCCAATGGGAGCCACAGATTCAGCTACCGTAGAGTTGCTTATGGTGGTTTAAATGGAATGTACTATACTTGCTCTGAAGGTAGAATGACTGGTCCTGATGGGGTGGTTCTAGCCGAGATGAAAGAAGACGATAAGACGATCGGGGAGTCCCTGCACACAATCTCCAAAGGGATTCACAACAAGGGTCATTCTGTTACAACAAAGCATAGTTCAGGTGGGCGAGAGGACACACTGCACACTTTGCACAATCTCAATGAAGACGAGCTTGGCGACTTTGAACAAAACTTTAAAGCTAATGCTGATAAGTATTTACCTGGATGGGATAAAGGTTTCAGCTTGCTGGAGAATCAAGGGTCCATTAGCAGCTTGTGGGATGAGTTTGCAAATTGGAGGGGCTTGGGTGGTTGGGAACATCCAGCCCTGGAGTACTACGGCAATGCAGGACCGGTGGAGCAAGTCGGTGAATCAGGGGAAGATTCTTCTAGGAGAGCCAGAAGAAGCGTCCCAGTGGAGTAGAGGGAAGGCTTCCTTTGATGATGAAATTAGTGGTGCCACTTATATACTACCAGTGTAGCTACCTGCATGTTTTGACCTCTTCTATTGTCAGTGCTTAGTGTCTCTTGTTGGTTGTTGGTTCGCGTTGAGCATGTTTCAGTGAGATTATGTGTTAAAGACTGGATATGATAAGAAGTCGATGGTATTAAGGCTCTCTTCCAGCGAcactataacaaaaataatttttagctgcaataaatatacatattaataaAGAATGCTAGTCTTTAGcagcattaaaaaaaaaatgtgtgcCCTTTGACTTAGCCAAAGCTAGCATCTATGTTCTCCAACTTTGGGTTCTTcaactttgggtgtgcacaagtagacacttaaactatcacaaaattaaacaagtagacacacgcGTCCTACATGACATTCTTTATGTGATAGAGGGAGTAATAATTAACTAGTTTCAAACAACAATGGATGTATGTCTGCTGATGAGGTACTACTTGTGTTAGTCCATGTATAGTTAACTTCTGATATCACAGTTCTTTCTGCTGTGTCACCCTTATCCACTTGAAAATTTGTTGCTGCTGCGGATGGCATTTGTGATCTGATGGCTTCCAATGCTGTAGTTACTTCCTTCATAGTTGGCCTATTCTTTCCATTCAAGTTCAAGCAACGATATGCTATATTAGCTGCCGCCATTATATCCTCCTTTCTACCTTCTTGTGAAATTTTTGTATGGATAATTGTATCAAGGCGATTTCTATCTGTTGCCAAAAGGAAGTTTGTTGCTAAACTTCTGTCTTGGTTTGTTGTGGTTGAAATTGCTTTCTTTCCTGTTAAGAGTTCAGCAAGAACAACTCCGAAGCTATAGACATCACTTTTTTCTGTAAATTGGCTGGATTGGAAATACTCAGGATCTAAATAGCCAAATGTCCCTTGGACTCGGGTCGTTAGGTGAGTTTGATCAATCTCAATAGACCTTGAAGTACCAAAATCTGATACCTTGGCACGGTATTTTTCATCTAAAAGTATATTGCTGGATTTGATGTCCCTATGATAAATTGGAACAGAAGTTGCTGAGTGTAGATAGGCCAATGCTCCAGCTACCTCTGTGGCAATTCTCAAACGTGTGCTCCATGGAAAGGGAAACTCATTGTTCTCATTATGTATGAGGCTGTAAAGAGTGCCATTAATTATAAACTCATATACAAGTAGAGGAACTTCTGTTTCCAAACAACAGCCAAGTAGCTTCACCACATTCCTGTGATTGATTTGTGAAAGAATAGCCACCTCGTTGATAAACTGATCCAACTGGTTTTCGTCTACCAGCTTGGACTTTTTCACTGCTACAATCTTTCCATCAGGTAACATGCCCTTGTATACCGTACCTTGACCTCCACGACCAAGTATGCGATTTTCATTGAAGTGGTCTGTTGCCTTCTCCAACTCTTTAGCAGTGAAAATTTTTCCTGTGTCAATAGTACTTTCTTTGGATGATAGCTGCTGTTGTAGTAAGAGGCCACCATTTCGCTTAAAAAACATTTGTCTCCGTCTTTTGTTCCTTCTCTTCTTGACTGTTTTGTACAATAAATAGCTCCCAAACGGTAGTAGCAGTACTCCAATACATAATAATACAACTGTGGAGATAGGAGTGAGGAGAGTTAGCCAATAAGCTAGAATTCTTTGAAGGAAATTTCCGAGTCTTTCTGTGATTGAAAAAGGTAGAAAGGCAGAgctagataacttttagacctaGCTTCCTTCTCGATTTGCAACCACAAAGAATCAAAATAAGGATGTATTCTGACAATGTTGAGTTTTCAAATGGCTAGGAAATAATACAGAAAGTGACTCACTGAGCATGATTGAGGGAGATTTCTTCATATAGTATACCTCTTTTGTGCAATTGCTGCATTCTCGAATGGCTGATAACATACAAAACAATGTTAAGAATGATATGCATCAGGGAAATACACTAAATGTAAGTGCCCTATTGATTTCACCACTACTCTGCTGTTGTGGaggttatgaaaatgagctttTTCCACTTTTAAATCTTAGTTTTCAAACTCCACAGCAAAGGATTTCCTACAGTCAACTTAATTTTTGTACTAactttatcatatcattgcgaACTTCACATACTACTTCTTAGATCATAATCAAGAAATGAAAGAGAATGATGAGATATTAATAGTTATGATCTCAAAAAGTCACCTTTCTTCTTTATTCCAAATGTCTTCAACAAAGAGAGTGACTTCTTTCTGAGATAATAACTAGTGGTTGAGTGACTATCTGAGAAATCAACTCGTTTTGCCTTTGGCAAGCCTAAATTTTATATACAAACAACTTAATCTAGTCTCATAAAACGTATAGTCGTCAGTCTTTCTCCTAGAAATCAGATTCATCTGATGTGCAATGCAACAGAGAACTCAAGAAActccacatatatatatatatatatatatatatatatatcaaatgattGTGTACCTTGGCATCCATTTGAGAAGTATGGATTTCCTTGTGTTCCAGGTCTACAGCGACACTGCAAATTTGGCAGAGAAGTACCATCTTCCAACTTAACAACAGCCTCAGATTTGTCGCAGAGCAACCCGGGTTCTAACTCTTTGGATTGGAGAGTCCAGAGCCAAATAACAGGAGCATGACCAAGAAAAACAAAGGGCTGTGCAACTTTATCTGGAACCCAAGTTTGGTCTACCAAGAAAGCTGCACTGCATCCCGGGGAATCCCCTTGCTGAATCCCCGAGTTTGTGAAGTTTGCTTTGTATGAACTAAGATCAAAAGGGACAAGAGATTGACAACAATTGATACCATAGCATCCTGTCAACGTAGCACCTTGACTGCAGATCGATGTACATCCCGAGAGAACATTTTGTTTCTGTGTCACAAGACCATTTCCACAGCCAACAAGCATCAACTTATTCCTATCTTTCGCGTAATAAAAAGGACTTCCAGACAAATCTGTCCCCGTTGTGATGATTCTACTACCTTGACTCGAACTATTGCAAAAATTTACTATTGAAACTGAGGTAGTAATAGTTTGGTTTTCAATTGACACCGATATCACCTCACTTTGAAGTTCAACTTGCAGAAATGAATTCAAGAAAGGCTTAGGAGGATTATAACTTGTATCGCACTTGATCAAGTACCATGAGTTAAGGGAACAATTAGTACTCAATCCAAATGGATAAGGAATTGTAAGGTTACCACAACTCCTTTCACAGCCAGGCTTTGCAAAAGATGTAGCTGCTGTGGATTGATCTAAAACCATAAACCAATATGAAAGAAGCAACAACAGACATACAAATTCAAGACTCATTacgaattatttttttctctgtgACTTCTAGAGGGTAAGAATTGAACAAATTAAAATCTTGAACTTTGTACTTGTAAGAAATCAAGCTTTGTACAGGCATATCATTGTCTTAGTTGTCTTGTTGGATCAGGTAATAAATTGAGAAAGGAACTTGTTGAACAAATATTTAAGTAATGCACCAAGACTTGgtctaacaaaaaaaaaattattttgaaaatgttTAAGTATTGGTACAGGTTGATTATTTATTGCACCAAGACTTGgtcttacaaaaaaaaaagttatttattGTGAATTATAATAATTGCAAATCAACAAgaaaatgttttaaaaataagGAATGAGTAGTGACAaaagttatattgaccaaaataTCTTTCAAAATGTTAATCGATTTTTATACTCTTTtaaacattaattaaaaattttaggTGACAAAACTTATAAGTCCAAAACCCACAAGTTACAGGAGACTTTTAAACTCCAAAAGAATTGCTTCCAAACCTTACCAAAAGTCTATGTTTTTTTCCGATTTAATTGTGTTAACTAAAATTTAGATTAGTAAATTATTCCTTATTGAAGTTGGTagcaaattttaatatttagaaCTTTAGACTCAATTATAATTTTACCAAAAATAACGTCAACTTTTTAGCTATTTTAAATAACGTGTCCATGGAGAAATATAtcactttctttatttttttttccctaGCACTAATATTATTCTGTCTTTTTATATTATACCAACTTAAAAATAAGCTTGGGAGCAAAAAGTGGAGGAAAATGAGAATCCTAAATTTTGATTTAGTACGTATGTAGTCATGTTTTTCTTTATCAAATTTTGTGTTGTTTTAAAGTACGTTTGTAGTTTTTTATTTGGTTAAAAGCCTGCAAGTTAATTATTCGAAAAGATGCATAATGAGATTTCTTGGACacttataaattgaataaaagaaatgtttttttttcaaacctcttataaataaaaatatagatcTCTTATAAAAAAATTGGATTACTATTTTATCTATATCCTACTAAATCAAaatgttataaaaatatatatttactcCCTCTGTCCAACAATAGTAATTCACTATTGACTTGACATAAGAATTAAGAAGCAGTAAATGATAGGAGTA
The sequence above is a segment of the Solanum dulcamara chromosome 11, daSolDulc1.2, whole genome shotgun sequence genome. Coding sequences within it:
- the LOC129873475 gene encoding uncharacterized protein LOC129873475 — encoded protein: MSKLFGGKNPFDDPFFTEPFGVWNDPCDGQQGARKQITIEELNPQGDGDGGQAQENSEPRKDLVVNNKKPSKKANGSHRFSYRRVAYGGLNGMYYTCSEGRMTGPDGVVLAEMKEDDKTIGESLHTISKGIHNKGHSVTTKHSSGGREDTLHTLHNLNEDELGDFEQNFKANADKYLPGWDKGFSLLENQGSISSLWDEFANWRGLGGWEHPALEYYGNAGPVEQVGESGEDSSRRARRSVPVE
- the LOC129873474 gene encoding wall-associated receptor kinase-like 1 yields the protein MSLEFVCLLLLLSYWFMVLDQSTAATSFAKPGCERSCGNLTIPYPFGLSTNCSLNSWYLIKCDTSYNPPKPFLNSFLQVELQSEVISVSIENQTITTSVSIVNFCNSSSQGSRIITTGTDLSGSPFYYAKDRNKLMLVGCGNGLVTQKQNVLSGCTSICSQGATLTGCYGINCCQSLVPFDLSSYKANFTNSGIQQGDSPGCSAAFLVDQTWVPDKVAQPFVFLGHAPVIWLWTLQSKELEPGLLCDKSEAVVKLEDGTSLPNLQCRCRPGTQGNPYFSNGCQAIRECSNCTKEVYYMKKSPSIMLIVLLCIGVLLLPFGSYLLYKTVKKRRNKRRRQMFFKRNGGLLLQQQLSSKESTIDTGKIFTAKELEKATDHFNENRILGRGGQGTVYKGMLPDGKIVAVKKSKLVDENQLDQFINEVAILSQINHRNVVKLLGCCLETEVPLLVYEFIINGTLYSLIHNENNEFPFPWSTRLRIATEVAGALAYLHSATSVPIYHRDIKSSNILLDEKYRAKVSDFGTSRSIEIDQTHLTTRVQGTFGYLDPEYFQSSQFTEKSDVYSFGVVLAELLTGKKAISTTTNQDRSLATNFLLATDRNRLDTIIHTKISQEGRKEDIMAAANIAYRCLNLNGKNRPTMKEVTTALEAIRSQMPSAAATNFQVDKGDTAERTVISEVNYTWTNTSSTSSADIHPLLFETS